A single genomic interval of Microaerobacter geothermalis harbors:
- a CDS encoding heavy metal translocating P-type ATPase, with translation MGDMKQTSLKINGMTCASCALKIEKNLKKIPGVVEANVNFAVEKATITYNPDEVQPAQFEEKIEKLGYTVPKSRAKLKLVGMTCANCAQKIEKKLNSLNGVYSATVNFGMELAMVEYNENLISIGEMKQAIEKLGYESFSADEEGSADAEREAREKEIARQKRLFVFSAALSVPLVLYMFAEIFTWNLPAIFFNKYFQFALATPIQFYAGWQFYVDSYHNLRNKSANMSVLIAMGTSAAYIYSVIATFWGDLIGETAVYYETSAVIITLIILGKLLEAVAKGRTSEAIKKLMGLQAKTARVIRNGEEKDIPIEDVIVDDIIVVRPGEKVPVDGIIVEGSSSLDESMLTGESIPVEKKTGDEVIGATLNKYGTFKFRATKVGKDTALAQIVKIVEDAQGSKAPIQRMADKISSVFVPTVVLIALLTFTIWYVLTRDLTLALLFATAVLVIACPCALGLATPTAVMVGTGKGAESGILIKGGEHLESAYKTDVIVLDKTGTITKGKPELTDVIPLSKEWTEEKFLQIVSSAEKNSEHPLAEAIVAGAKAKNLQLADPESFHAIPGHGIEATVDGNRMVVGTRKLLREKNIDFSGHEKEIEALEENGKTAMLVAINHRLAGLIAVADTVKDTSAEAIKALQKMGIRVMMITGDNVRTAHAIARQVGIKPENVLAEVLPEEKASNVEKLKKEERIVAMVGDGINDAPALATADIGIAIGTGTDVAMEAADITLMRGDLRGIVAAIRLSRQTMRKAKQNLFWALIYNTLGIPVAALGFLSPIIAGAAMAFSSVSVVTNSTLLKRFNPMKGF, from the coding sequence ATGGGCGATATGAAACAAACATCCCTGAAAATAAACGGCATGACATGTGCAAGCTGTGCTTTGAAGATTGAAAAGAACTTAAAAAAAATCCCTGGTGTGGTTGAGGCAAATGTCAATTTTGCTGTAGAAAAGGCAACCATAACCTATAATCCTGATGAGGTTCAACCCGCCCAGTTCGAGGAGAAAATTGAAAAATTGGGCTATACGGTTCCAAAATCAAGAGCGAAGCTGAAACTGGTCGGGATGACCTGCGCCAACTGCGCCCAAAAAATTGAAAAGAAACTGAACAGTTTAAATGGGGTATATTCAGCTACGGTAAATTTCGGAATGGAATTGGCCATGGTGGAATATAATGAAAATCTTATTTCAATTGGTGAAATGAAGCAGGCAATTGAAAAACTGGGCTATGAATCTTTTTCGGCCGATGAGGAAGGTTCGGCTGATGCCGAAAGGGAAGCGAGGGAAAAGGAAATTGCCAGGCAAAAACGATTATTTGTGTTTTCAGCCGCCCTCTCAGTCCCCTTGGTCCTCTATATGTTTGCGGAAATATTCACCTGGAATCTGCCAGCCATCTTTTTTAACAAATATTTCCAGTTTGCACTTGCTACCCCGATTCAGTTTTATGCCGGCTGGCAGTTTTATGTGGATTCCTATCACAACCTAAGGAATAAATCAGCCAATATGTCGGTTCTTATCGCGATGGGTACTTCGGCGGCTTATATCTACAGTGTAATCGCAACTTTTTGGGGAGATTTGATTGGTGAAACGGCCGTTTATTATGAAACAAGTGCAGTGATTATTACGTTAATTATTTTGGGAAAACTTCTTGAAGCGGTTGCCAAGGGACGTACTTCCGAAGCGATCAAGAAGTTGATGGGACTGCAGGCCAAGACAGCCAGAGTGATACGCAATGGGGAAGAAAAGGATATTCCTATTGAAGACGTAATCGTAGATGACATTATTGTGGTTCGCCCCGGGGAAAAAGTTCCGGTTGATGGCATCATCGTGGAGGGTTCTTCCAGTTTGGATGAATCCATGCTGACAGGGGAAAGTATTCCGGTAGAGAAGAAGACAGGAGATGAAGTCATCGGGGCCACCCTCAACAAATATGGAACGTTTAAATTTAGAGCAACAAAGGTTGGAAAAGATACGGCATTGGCACAAATTGTTAAAATCGTAGAAGATGCCCAAGGATCAAAAGCTCCCATTCAGAGAATGGCGGACAAAATTTCTTCTGTTTTTGTGCCGACGGTCGTGCTGATTGCCCTTCTCACCTTTACCATCTGGTATGTGTTAACCAGAGATTTAACACTCGCTCTTTTATTTGCCACTGCCGTTCTTGTGATTGCCTGTCCCTGTGCCCTTGGTTTAGCAACTCCGACGGCGGTGATGGTGGGAACAGGAAAAGGGGCTGAAAGCGGGATATTGATAAAAGGTGGGGAGCATTTAGAGAGTGCGTATAAAACGGATGTGATCGTTCTGGATAAAACAGGAACAATTACAAAAGGAAAACCAGAGTTGACCGATGTGATTCCCCTTTCGAAGGAATGGACGGAAGAGAAATTCCTTCAGATTGTTTCCTCTGCTGAAAAGAACTCAGAACACCCTTTGGCAGAGGCCATCGTGGCAGGAGCAAAAGCCAAAAATCTGCAACTGGCTGATCCGGAATCCTTTCATGCCATTCCCGGCCATGGGATTGAAGCAACCGTTGATGGAAACCGGATGGTTGTGGGAACACGAAAATTGTTGCGTGAAAAAAATATCGATTTCTCAGGTCATGAAAAAGAAATAGAAGCCCTGGAGGAAAATGGCAAAACAGCAATGCTAGTTGCCATAAATCATCGGTTGGCTGGTTTGATTGCAGTGGCTGATACGGTAAAGGATACCTCTGCCGAAGCCATTAAGGCTTTGCAAAAAATGGGGATTCGGGTGATGATGATTACTGGAGACAACGTAAGGACTGCCCATGCCATTGCCCGTCAGGTTGGCATTAAGCCGGAGAATGTACTGGCGGAAGTCCTCCCTGAAGAGAAGGCATCCAATGTGGAAAAGTTGAAAAAAGAGGAACGCATCGTGGCCATGGTGGGTGATGGAATCAATGATGCACCTGCCCTTGCCACCGCTGATATCGGTATTGCCATAGGAACAGGTACTGATGTAGCTATGGAAGCTGCGGATATCACGCTTATGAGAGGGGATTTGCGCGGGATTGTTGCAGCGATTCGCTTAAGCCGTCAAACGATGAGAAAGGCAAAACAAAATCTGTTCTGGGCCCTCATATACAATACATTAGGAATTCCAGTTGCTGCCCTTGGATTCCTGAGTCCGATTATTGCAGGTGCTGCGATGGCGTTCAGTTCGGTATCCGTTGTCACCAACTCAACCTTATTGAAACGATTTAACCCAATGAAAGGATTTTAA
- a CDS encoding putative bifunctional diguanylate cyclase/phosphodiesterase: MKRNKNILISKENIALKISAIYVIFGGLWILLSDKLVDSLVKDKVIYTWIQLLKGWFFVITTGLILYLLMKRGVEQLVKTQKALKDSENNLLLSKAVFDHSVEGIMVCNSEGEIQLVNPAFTRITGYSQEEVIGKNPSILKSGKQTKEFYKSMWSTLLQFGHWQGEIWNRRKNGEIYLEWITITAVNENEEPQNFIAFFRDITELKEKDEIIKYQAYYDQLTGLPNRRMLNEQLNLKLSQNQDDQKLAILILDLDQFKWINDAFGHTFGDALLKNMAVRLKGLFDDDIFLARLGGDEFILLIENTPSRHVSFCKHVEIIAQKVLKMLDKPFMIQEEEIIVTASVGISLFPDDAKDMDTLLKNADVALYRAKDHGGNTYQYYTDIWSDDGLRQLTLQKHLRKALTNKEFIIHYQPRIDIRSGKINGMEALLRWKNPKEGLISPTEFIPLAEKTNLIIPIGEWVMRTACKQNKKWQDMGYPPIRVSVNISPRQLQRDNLMEMVHNALKESGLQPHYLEIEITESDIMKNPEKNIEMLTQLKEMGVHISVDDFGTGYSSLNYLKRLPIDTLKIDRSFIKDIDTDRDNAAIVEAIITLAHQLHLKVVAEGVETKTQEAFLQKKCCDEIQGYLFSRPVPAEEFEEMLILEKCI; the protein is encoded by the coding sequence ATGAAAAGAAATAAAAACATACTTATAAGTAAAGAAAATATTGCTCTTAAAATTTCTGCTATCTATGTAATCTTCGGAGGACTGTGGATTTTACTATCTGATAAACTAGTAGATTCATTAGTAAAAGACAAGGTGATATATACCTGGATTCAACTGCTGAAAGGATGGTTTTTTGTTATAACTACCGGTTTGATTCTGTATTTGCTTATGAAACGGGGAGTTGAACAACTTGTAAAAACACAAAAGGCTCTTAAAGATTCTGAGAATAACCTGCTTCTTTCAAAAGCAGTGTTTGACCATTCTGTTGAAGGAATTATGGTTTGTAATTCAGAGGGGGAAATTCAACTGGTTAATCCGGCTTTTACCCGAATTACGGGCTATTCACAAGAAGAAGTGATCGGGAAAAATCCTAGCATATTAAAATCAGGAAAACAGACAAAAGAGTTCTACAAAAGTATGTGGAGCACATTGCTACAATTTGGTCATTGGCAGGGAGAGATTTGGAACAGGAGAAAGAATGGAGAAATATACTTGGAATGGATTACGATAACTGCCGTAAATGAAAATGAAGAACCCCAAAACTTTATCGCTTTCTTTAGGGATATCACAGAACTGAAAGAGAAGGATGAAATCATAAAATATCAGGCTTATTATGATCAACTAACGGGCTTGCCAAACCGCCGCATGTTAAACGAACAATTAAACTTAAAGCTATCCCAAAACCAAGATGATCAAAAGCTTGCCATTTTGATTCTTGATTTGGACCAATTTAAATGGATTAATGATGCATTTGGACACACATTTGGGGATGCCCTATTAAAAAACATGGCAGTCAGGTTAAAGGGGTTGTTTGATGATGATATTTTCCTCGCCCGTCTTGGCGGAGACGAATTTATTTTGCTTATAGAAAATACGCCTTCTCGACATGTTTCCTTCTGTAAACACGTAGAAATCATTGCACAAAAGGTACTCAAAATGTTGGACAAGCCGTTTATGATTCAAGAGGAAGAAATTATTGTAACAGCAAGCGTTGGAATTAGTTTATTTCCTGATGATGCAAAAGATATGGACACCCTGTTAAAAAATGCCGATGTTGCATTGTATCGAGCTAAAGATCATGGAGGAAATACGTATCAATACTATACGGATATCTGGAGCGATGATGGATTAAGACAACTCACATTACAAAAACACTTACGAAAAGCATTAACAAATAAAGAATTTATCATACATTATCAACCAAGAATAGATATTCGATCTGGGAAAATAAATGGCATGGAGGCATTGCTTAGATGGAAAAATCCGAAGGAAGGATTGATTTCTCCAACTGAATTTATCCCTTTAGCTGAAAAAACCAACCTCATTATTCCTATTGGTGAATGGGTAATGCGAACTGCCTGCAAACAAAATAAGAAATGGCAGGATATGGGTTATCCTCCGATAAGGGTTTCAGTAAATATTTCTCCCCGCCAATTACAGAGAGATAATTTAATGGAAATGGTACACAATGCCCTGAAAGAATCTGGACTTCAACCGCATTATTTGGAAATCGAAATCACCGAAAGTGATATTATGAAGAATCCTGAGAAAAACATTGAAATGTTAACTCAATTAAAGGAAATGGGAGTTCATATTTCCGTAGATGATTTTGGTACAGGATATTCTTCCCTCAATTATTTAAAGCGGCTCCCCATCGATACCTTAAAGATTGACCGAAGCTTTATCAAAGACATTGATACTGACCGTGACAACGCAGCAATTGTTGAAGCTATTATTACCCTTGCCCATCAATTACATTTAAAGGTGGTTGCAGAGGGAGTAGAAACCAAAACACAAGAGGCTTTTCTGCAAAAGAAGTGCTGCGATGAGATTCAGGGATATTTATTTAGCAGGCCGGTTCCAGCTGAAGAATTTGAAGAGATGTTAATATTGGAAAAATGTATATAG
- a CDS encoding tyrosine-type recombinase/integrase has product MNKIAENQQIIQLFLETKCRNSSYTYRNYKRSLDMFHQFIGNKSFTEITWRDVQEFKLALQRGDFSKCVKEYSSATIAGILAPIRSFFKWGYEPNIRVFSYDFSTCIKLPKIDIRSKNHFLTKREIHLFLLQLKAQSHRDYMMGLIFVLMGLRVSELISIRWSDFYYDATEEHIWLSVRKGKGNKSREVKVPKKLWRLLKEYDLRQEKNKHDSLLFPLSVRQVERVIEKARKNSSINKKITPHWLRHTNATMALLNGATLQQVQANLGHSQIITTQRYLHTVEQINKSAPDYVEESLSESVYL; this is encoded by the coding sequence ATGAACAAAATAGCAGAAAATCAACAAATTATTCAGTTGTTTTTAGAAACTAAATGTCGCAATTCGTCTTATACATATCGCAATTATAAAAGATCATTGGATATGTTTCATCAATTTATCGGTAACAAATCTTTTACTGAAATTACCTGGAGAGATGTACAAGAATTTAAGCTGGCTTTACAAAGAGGGGATTTTTCAAAGTGCGTGAAAGAATATTCTTCTGCAACGATTGCTGGGATTCTAGCTCCCATTCGTTCATTTTTTAAGTGGGGTTACGAGCCGAATATTCGGGTTTTTTCCTATGATTTTTCTACCTGTATTAAATTGCCCAAAATAGACATTCGAAGCAAAAATCACTTTTTAACAAAACGTGAAATTCATTTATTTTTACTCCAACTTAAAGCGCAGAGTCATAGAGATTATATGATGGGTTTGATTTTTGTCTTAATGGGTTTACGGGTGTCTGAACTGATTTCTATTCGCTGGAGTGATTTTTATTATGATGCAACAGAAGAACATATCTGGTTATCTGTTAGAAAGGGAAAAGGAAATAAAAGTAGAGAAGTGAAGGTTCCTAAAAAACTGTGGAGGTTGCTAAAAGAATACGATTTACGGCAGGAAAAAAATAAACATGATAGCCTGCTGTTTCCCTTATCTGTAAGACAAGTGGAAAGAGTAATTGAAAAAGCGAGAAAAAATTCTAGTATCAATAAAAAGATAACACCGCACTGGCTTAGACACACAAATGCGACTATGGCTTTGCTTAATGGAGCAACCTTACAACAAGTACAGGCCAATTTGGGCCATTCCCAAATAATAACGACTCAACGATACCTGCACACAGTGGAGCAAATAAATAAATCAGCACCTGATTATGTAGAGGAAAGTTTGTCTGAAAGTGTGTATTTGTAA
- the gatB gene encoding Asp-tRNA(Asn)/Glu-tRNA(Gln) amidotransferase subunit GatB: MGTTYETVIGLEVHAELSTKSKIFCGCSTEFGAPPNTHTCPICLGHPGVLPVLNKRALEFAIKAALALNCEISTESKFDRKNYFYPDLPKAYQISQYDKPIGKNGWIEIEVNGAKKRIGITRLHLEEDAGKLVHADGSYHSLVDYNRVGVPLVEIVSEPDLRSPEEARAYLEKLKSILQYTEVSDVKMEEGSLRCDANISLRPKGQTTFGTKTELKNMNSFRGVQRGLEYEEKRQEEILSSGGEIIQETRRWDENSGKTIVMRGKEEAHDYRYFPDPDLVLLTIDQNWIEEIRKTIPELPDERKLRYTKEYGLPDYDASVLTASKVISDFFEQAVKTGAEAKLVSNWMMGDVLGYLNANELEIKDVKLTPEGLGKMIQMVEKGTISTKIAKTVFKEMMETGKDPEVIVKEQGLVQISDEGALRKIVEEVLEQNPQSIEDYKAGKERAIGYLVGQVMKQTKGKANPQMVNQLLKEGLKNR, from the coding sequence ATGGGTACAACTTATGAAACAGTCATTGGTTTGGAAGTTCATGCGGAATTATCTACAAAATCGAAGATTTTTTGTGGGTGTTCCACTGAATTTGGAGCTCCCCCAAACACGCATACCTGTCCGATCTGTTTGGGACATCCTGGGGTGTTGCCTGTTTTAAACAAACGTGCTTTGGAATTTGCTATAAAAGCAGCACTGGCCCTAAATTGTGAAATTTCAACAGAGAGCAAATTTGACCGGAAAAATTATTTTTATCCCGATTTGCCGAAAGCGTACCAAATTTCACAGTATGATAAGCCCATTGGCAAAAACGGGTGGATTGAGATCGAGGTGAATGGAGCAAAGAAACGAATTGGCATCACCAGACTTCATTTGGAAGAAGATGCAGGCAAGTTGGTTCATGCCGACGGATCCTATCATTCACTTGTTGATTATAACCGTGTCGGTGTTCCCCTTGTTGAAATTGTATCAGAGCCGGATTTGCGTTCTCCTGAAGAAGCCAGGGCTTATTTGGAAAAACTGAAGTCCATTCTCCAATATACTGAAGTATCCGATGTAAAGATGGAGGAAGGATCTTTAAGATGTGATGCCAATATTAGCCTCCGTCCGAAGGGACAGACAACATTTGGCACCAAGACGGAATTGAAAAACATGAACTCCTTTCGGGGAGTTCAGCGAGGACTGGAATATGAAGAGAAGCGTCAAGAAGAAATTCTTTCTTCTGGTGGAGAAATTATTCAAGAAACTCGGAGATGGGATGAGAATAGCGGCAAGACGATTGTCATGAGAGGAAAAGAAGAGGCCCATGATTATCGCTATTTCCCAGACCCTGATTTGGTTCTTCTTACCATCGACCAAAACTGGATTGAGGAAATAAGAAAAACGATCCCAGAGCTGCCTGATGAAAGAAAATTAAGGTATACAAAGGAATATGGGCTGCCGGACTATGATGCATCGGTATTAACTGCTTCGAAGGTCATTTCTGATTTCTTTGAGCAGGCTGTCAAGACGGGTGCAGAGGCCAAATTAGTCTCCAACTGGATGATGGGAGATGTCCTTGGGTATCTGAATGCCAATGAACTGGAAATAAAGGATGTAAAATTAACCCCTGAAGGCTTGGGGAAAATGATACAAATGGTTGAAAAGGGGACAATCAGCACAAAGATTGCAAAGACGGTCTTCAAAGAGATGATGGAAACCGGAAAAGATCCTGAAGTAATTGTAAAAGAACAGGGATTAGTCCAAATCAGTGATGAAGGTGCTTTGCGAAAAATCGTTGAAGAAGTATTGGAGCAAAATCCTCAATCCATCGAGGATTATAAAGCAGGGAAGGAACGGGCCATTGGGTATTTGGTTGGACAAGTGATGAAGCAAACCAAAGGTAAGGCGAATCCTCAGATGGTGAACCAGTTATTAAAGGAAGGGCTTAAGAACAGGTAA
- the gatA gene encoding Asp-tRNA(Asn)/Glu-tRNA(Gln) amidotransferase subunit GatA, which produces MEIFHKRIEEIHSDLVNKEYSVQELVEVSFDRIKEVDGKVKAFLTLDEEGARDRAKKLDEELSRNEELGILFGLPAGIKDNIVTEGVRTTCASKILANYNPIYHASVMKRLHAGQAIMVGKTNMDEFAMGSSTENSGFHPTFNPWNLDHVPGGSSGGSAAAVAAGEVFFALGSDTGGSIRQPASYCGVVGLKPTYGLVSRFGLVAFASSLDQIGPLTRTVEDAAYVLQVIAGHDTYDSTSADVAIPDYISALTTDVKGLKIAVPNEYLGEGVDSEVKEKVKEALKVLEGLGAAIDEVSLPHSQYAVPTYYLIASSEASSNLARYDGVRYGVRADQGSNLMDMYKETRSQGFGEEVKRRIMLGTYSLSSGYYDAYYLKAQKVRTLIKRDFEQIFDQYDVVIGPTAPTPAFKIGEQTDDPLTMYMNDILTIPVNLAGIPAISVPCGFVNGLPVGLQIIGKAFDESTILRVAHAYEQHSDHHKVQPAL; this is translated from the coding sequence GTGGAAATATTTCACAAGCGAATAGAAGAGATACATAGCGATTTGGTTAATAAAGAATATTCGGTTCAGGAATTGGTGGAAGTCTCTTTTGACCGAATTAAAGAAGTAGACGGTAAAGTAAAGGCCTTTCTTACTTTGGATGAAGAAGGAGCCAGAGATAGAGCAAAGAAGCTAGATGAAGAATTGTCCAGGAATGAAGAGTTAGGTATCCTGTTTGGGTTGCCGGCAGGAATTAAGGATAACATTGTTACAGAAGGAGTAAGGACAACCTGTGCCAGTAAAATATTGGCTAACTATAATCCCATCTATCACGCATCTGTAATGAAAAGACTTCATGCCGGACAAGCCATCATGGTTGGAAAAACAAATATGGATGAGTTTGCTATGGGCTCATCAACGGAGAATTCAGGATTCCATCCTACCTTTAATCCTTGGAACTTAGATCATGTACCTGGCGGATCCAGCGGCGGCTCAGCTGCTGCTGTGGCGGCAGGAGAAGTCTTTTTCGCATTGGGTTCAGATACGGGGGGTTCCATCAGACAGCCTGCCTCTTATTGTGGTGTAGTTGGACTTAAACCTACCTATGGATTGGTTTCAAGATTTGGGTTGGTTGCCTTTGCATCTTCACTGGACCAAATCGGGCCGCTCACAAGAACGGTGGAGGATGCGGCTTATGTATTACAGGTGATTGCTGGACATGATACCTATGATTCCACCTCTGCCGATGTGGCGATACCGGATTATATTTCAGCTCTAACTACCGATGTAAAGGGGCTAAAAATTGCAGTACCAAACGAATATCTGGGTGAAGGGGTAGATTCAGAGGTTAAAGAAAAGGTGAAGGAAGCTTTAAAAGTGCTGGAAGGATTGGGCGCCGCAATTGATGAGGTTTCTCTTCCTCATTCTCAGTATGCCGTTCCAACCTATTACCTGATCGCTTCATCTGAAGCATCTTCCAATCTGGCTCGTTATGACGGAGTTCGTTATGGTGTTCGGGCAGATCAGGGGTCCAATTTAATGGATATGTATAAGGAAACAAGAAGCCAAGGTTTTGGTGAAGAAGTAAAAAGAAGAATTATGCTGGGAACTTACTCATTAAGTTCTGGATACTACGATGCTTACTATCTGAAGGCCCAAAAAGTAAGGACATTAATTAAACGGGATTTTGAACAGATTTTTGATCAATATGACGTGGTCATCGGGCCGACGGCCCCTACCCCGGCCTTTAAGATTGGAGAGCAAACCGATGATCCACTGACCATGTACATGAACGATATTTTAACCATACCCGTTAATTTGGCGGGAATACCAGCGATCAGTGTACCTTGCGGTTTTGTAAACGGTTTGCCGGTAGGATTACAAATCATTGGGAAAGCCTTTGATGAATCAACGATACTGCGTGTTGCCCATGCCTATGAGCAGCATTCTGATCATCATAAGGTTCAACCTGCATTGTAA
- the gatC gene encoding Asp-tRNA(Asn)/Glu-tRNA(Gln) amidotransferase subunit GatC, with amino-acid sequence MAISKKEVEHVANLARLNLTDEEKETFTKQLDAILEFANKLNELDTEYVEPTSHVLPISNVLREDEDRPSLPVEDVIKNAPDHEDGLIKVPAVLESE; translated from the coding sequence ATGGCCATTTCTAAGAAAGAAGTTGAGCATGTGGCTAATCTGGCCAGGCTGAATTTAACCGATGAGGAAAAAGAAACATTCACCAAACAACTGGATGCCATATTGGAATTTGCCAATAAACTAAATGAGCTGGATACGGAATATGTTGAACCGACCAGCCATGTACTACCCATCTCCAATGTGTTGCGTGAGGATGAGGATCGTCCATCCCTGCCTGTAGAAGATGTAATCAAAAATGCTCCGGATCATGAGGATGGTCTGATTAAAGTGCCAGCGGTATTGGAAAGTGAATAG
- a CDS encoding YitT family protein, with protein MHRKIPLSVQVRRFVFIFFGAVLVSIGLELFLVPNNIIDGGIIGISIILSYITNIPIGTFTFFLNLPFLIVGYKQIGKSFALYTLFGVAILSLTVNLLHGLPTVTKEPILATVFGGIILGVGVGLIIRNGGSLDGTEIVAILFNKKFPFSVGEVVMFFNIFILGSAGFVFGWDRAMYSLITYFIAFKMIDLTIEGFEESKAVWIISDKSGEIGETLLARLGRGVTYLHGEGGYSGEGKKVLFTVITRLELAKLKSIVEDIDPNAFLAIGNIHETKGGQFKKKAIH; from the coding sequence ATGCATCGCAAGATTCCCCTTTCCGTTCAAGTACGCCGGTTTGTGTTTATTTTCTTTGGTGCTGTTTTAGTCTCCATTGGACTGGAATTATTTTTAGTACCTAATAATATTATTGACGGTGGAATCATCGGAATTTCTATTATCTTAAGCTATATCACCAATATACCCATAGGGACGTTTACATTTTTCCTTAATCTTCCTTTTTTGATTGTAGGGTATAAACAAATTGGAAAAAGTTTTGCTCTCTATACATTATTTGGTGTTGCAATTCTATCCCTAACCGTTAACCTTCTTCACGGACTGCCCACCGTGACGAAGGAACCCATATTGGCAACGGTCTTTGGGGGAATTATCTTGGGTGTGGGAGTTGGATTGATCATCCGCAATGGAGGATCCCTGGATGGGACAGAAATTGTCGCCATCCTGTTTAATAAAAAATTCCCCTTTTCCGTTGGAGAAGTGGTGATGTTTTTTAATATATTTATCCTTGGGAGCGCTGGTTTTGTATTCGGTTGGGACCGGGCCATGTATTCACTGATCACCTATTTTATCGCCTTTAAAATGATTGATCTGACCATCGAGGGCTTTGAGGAATCAAAGGCGGTTTGGATTATTTCAGATAAATCAGGGGAAATAGGAGAGACCCTGCTTGCCCGATTAGGTCGGGGAGTGACCTATCTGCACGGAGAGGGCGGATATTCGGGAGAAGGAAAGAAGGTTTTGTTCACAGTGATTACCCGTCTGGAATTGGCGAAGCTTAAATCAATCGTGGAAGATATCGATCCCAATGCTTTTCTGGCCATTGGCAATATCCATGAAACAAAGGGCGGGCAGTTCAAGAAGAAAGCTATTCACTAA
- a CDS encoding YbjQ family protein — protein sequence MILTTTNTIQNKEVEEYLGIVTGEAIMGANVVRDFMASITDIIGGRSGAYENKLAEGRQIAINEMKEQARRMGANAIVGIDLDFETLRDGMMMVVATGTAVKVR from the coding sequence ATGATATTAACCACAACCAATACGATTCAAAACAAAGAGGTGGAAGAATACCTCGGCATCGTTACCGGGGAGGCCATTATGGGGGCTAATGTTGTAAGGGATTTCATGGCAAGCATCACTGATATTATCGGTGGACGCAGTGGGGCTTATGAAAACAAGCTAGCCGAAGGAAGGCAAATTGCCATCAATGAAATGAAGGAACAGGCCCGCAGAATGGGAGCTAATGCGATTGTTGGGATTGATTTGGATTTCGAAACGCTTCGGGATGGCATGATGATGGTTGTTGCTACCGGAACTGCGGTAAAGGTGAGGTGA
- a CDS encoding MraY family glycosyltransferase, which produces MLSYLLSFLFSFFIVYLLIPVTRTVALAWGLVDVPNSRKQHQHPIPLSGGLAIYLGLAISMMIWVPKTALSWVIWIGGGFLVLLGVLDDWFKSRGQEWGPVWKLLGQISVAIFSFMMGVGFWGMQTYTMMDVQYILFPQWVSLLATILWVVALTNMINFLDGLDGLAAGITSISALSLFFISVVKGQTISGLLSVILIGSSLAFLRHNFFPAQVFMGDAGSMLLGFLLAVISLDGAMKGATLFSLLITILVFGVPIFDTIQVFWSRLKAGRPIYFPDRSHVHHRLLGIGLSQKQTVLVLYTLGIGFSLLSIWLFWILIF; this is translated from the coding sequence ATGTTAAGCTACCTATTGTCATTTTTATTTTCGTTTTTTATTGTTTATCTACTGATTCCAGTCACAAGAACCGTGGCATTAGCTTGGGGATTGGTAGATGTTCCGAATTCAAGAAAACAGCATCAGCATCCAATTCCTTTATCAGGTGGGCTTGCTATATATCTTGGCTTAGCTATTTCCATGATGATATGGGTTCCCAAAACTGCTCTGTCATGGGTGATATGGATAGGAGGAGGTTTTCTTGTTTTGCTTGGTGTTTTAGATGACTGGTTTAAATCAAGGGGGCAGGAATGGGGACCGGTATGGAAGCTGTTGGGACAGATTAGTGTGGCAATCTTTTCTTTTATGATGGGTGTAGGATTTTGGGGGATGCAGACATATACGATGATGGATGTTCAATATATACTATTCCCGCAGTGGGTTTCACTTTTGGCAACGATCCTTTGGGTGGTTGCATTAACCAATATGATTAACTTTTTGGATGGCTTGGATGGCCTGGCTGCAGGGATCACGTCCATATCTGCTCTTAGTTTGTTTTTTATTTCAGTTGTGAAGGGACAGACCATCAGCGGATTGCTTTCGGTAATCTTAATTGGATCCAGCCTTGCATTTTTAAGACATAACTTTTTTCCGGCCCAAGTATTTATGGGGGATGCCGGCTCCATGCTATTGGGGTTTCTTTTAGCCGTTATTTCCCTTGACGGAGCGATGAAGGGAGCCACATTATTCAGCTTGCTGATTACGATCCTTGTATTTGGCGTTCCCATTTTCGATACGATACAGGTATTTTGGTCTCGGTTAAAGGCTGGCCGTCCCATTTATTTTCCCGATCGATCCCATGTACATCATCGCCTATTGGGGATTGGGCTATCCCAAAAACAGACGGTTCTTGTCCTTTACACGTTGGGCATTGGATTTTCACTCCTTTCCATATGGTTATTCTGGATTTTGATATTCTAA